A stretch of Lactuca sativa cultivar Salinas chromosome 6, Lsat_Salinas_v11, whole genome shotgun sequence DNA encodes these proteins:
- the LOC111905416 gene encoding L10-interacting MYB domain-containing protein-like, producing MTDKRIRVSWKSELVDKTFLEACIQELTSNGREGSGLKASSWPVVAEKLKTNHNFIVDKKQMKNRYDYLKAKYAVWLKLKNKTGNIYNPVTNSFNMTNEEWEAEAKLNKYVDKLRNAPLPCPELCTQLFDGATSTGVHSWGPSSTLPHPNETFSTHDFEDT from the exons ATGACAGATAAAAGAATTAGGGTTAGTTGGAAGTCGGAATTGGTGGACAAAACTTTTTTGGAAGCATGTATACAAGAATTAACAAGCAATGGCCGGGAGGGTAGTGGACTAAAAGCAAGCTCATGGCCTGTGGTCGCGGAGAAATTGAAAACAAATCATAATTTTATTGTCgacaaaaaacaaatgaaaaaccgATACGACTATTTAAAAGCAAAGTATGCAGTATGGTTAAAACTTAAAAACAAAACAGGAAATATTTATAATCCCGTAACGAATTCTTTTAACATGACTAATGAAGAATGGGAAGCGGAAGCGAAG TTGAACAAGTATGTAGATAAGCTGAGAAATGCACCCCTCCCTTGCCctgaactttgtacccaactattTGATGGGGCAACCTCGACCGGTGTTCACAGTTGGGGGCCATCTTCGACATTACCTCATCCCAATGAAACCTTCAGTACACATGATTTTGAGGATACATAG